One window of Novosphingobium sp. 9U genomic DNA carries:
- a CDS encoding molybdopterin-dependent oxidoreductase produces MTMQTVKTFCRNCSALCAMEIDVEDGVPLRARPDASHSPYGGYLCPKGISSIEFQQGAENRLFASLKRQAHGQLSPISNDTATQEIGDKLAALLAEHGPRSIAVYHGTGAYRSVLGGLMERAWVSAIGTPSFFSSMTIDQSAKWVTMGRMGIMASGRHAFRDADLVLLAGGNPVVTHQGAPFALSESGAPGRAFEHIKQNGGRIIIVDPRRTETARYADLLIQPLPGHDAAVFAAIAHILLRDGTYDRDFATRHCSQLEELRAAVVPFTPELASTRADVPVEAIETAARWLGEARRPTVGSGTGPSMAAHSNLADHMIEAVNVLSGGYRRAGDRVRNPGTLKPKVAREMALAPTRSWEHAPKCVSQDVGPIMGEFPTALLPAEILADSPDRIRALIVFGGDPLVAVGDPARAKPGFEALELLVSVDSRLNETGKLADYVIASSHPLERHDLSVSADSLAPEPFVQYTEPVVAKPAGLIDDWEFFWRISSRMGVPLEFKFWSYGLRYEDVPLALSLSTVEPPDPEDLCRFLCSESRVPFDTLKASPGGVRPEVEPHFVQPAPVGWQQKLELCPADVAHELAELAREVPQPVSMQLICRRVLHALNGAFRDSARTRSRLPVNYAYMASVDMAAFGLQDGDLVELRSAHGTLKALAREDARLRRGVVSMTHMFGPLVGGEDPVTDGGSNVGQLTSLGERLQPINFMPLFSGIPIDVRKIAPTPTTHPYHQEPLRV; encoded by the coding sequence AATTGCAGCGCCTTGTGCGCCATGGAGATCGACGTCGAGGACGGAGTGCCGCTGCGCGCGCGTCCCGATGCCAGCCACTCCCCTTACGGCGGCTATCTGTGCCCCAAGGGCATCTCCAGCATCGAATTTCAGCAAGGGGCGGAGAACCGCCTGTTCGCCAGCCTGAAGCGTCAGGCACATGGACAACTCTCGCCAATCTCGAACGACACCGCAACGCAGGAGATCGGCGACAAGCTGGCCGCCTTGCTGGCCGAGCACGGCCCTCGCTCGATCGCGGTCTACCACGGCACCGGCGCCTATCGCAGCGTGCTGGGCGGGCTGATGGAGCGAGCCTGGGTCTCGGCGATCGGCACACCGAGCTTCTTCTCGTCGATGACGATCGACCAGTCGGCCAAGTGGGTCACGATGGGTCGCATGGGGATCATGGCCAGCGGGCGGCATGCGTTCCGCGATGCCGATCTGGTCCTGCTGGCCGGCGGCAATCCGGTCGTCACGCATCAAGGGGCGCCCTTCGCGTTGTCCGAAAGCGGCGCGCCCGGCCGGGCATTCGAGCACATCAAGCAGAACGGCGGCCGGATCATCATCGTCGATCCGCGGCGCACCGAAACCGCGCGCTATGCCGACCTGCTGATCCAGCCGCTGCCGGGGCACGACGCCGCCGTGTTCGCCGCGATCGCGCACATCCTCTTGCGCGATGGCACTTACGACCGGGACTTCGCAACCCGGCACTGCAGCCAGTTGGAGGAACTGCGCGCCGCTGTAGTGCCCTTCACGCCCGAGCTTGCCTCGACCCGGGCCGATGTCCCGGTCGAGGCGATCGAGACCGCCGCCCGCTGGCTCGGAGAGGCGCGTCGACCCACCGTGGGCAGCGGCACCGGTCCGTCGATGGCGGCGCACTCGAACCTGGCCGATCACATGATCGAGGCGGTCAACGTGCTCTCGGGCGGCTATCGCCGCGCTGGCGACCGCGTGCGCAACCCCGGGACTCTCAAGCCGAAGGTCGCGCGCGAAATGGCGCTGGCACCCACGCGCAGCTGGGAGCACGCACCCAAGTGCGTCTCGCAGGATGTCGGGCCGATCATGGGTGAGTTTCCGACCGCACTGCTGCCAGCCGAAATCCTGGCGGATTCCCCTGACCGGATCCGCGCGCTGATCGTGTTCGGCGGCGATCCGCTCGTGGCAGTGGGCGACCCCGCGCGAGCGAAGCCGGGGTTCGAGGCGCTGGAGCTGCTCGTATCGGTCGACTCGCGCCTGAACGAGACCGGCAAGCTGGCCGATTACGTCATCGCCTCCTCGCACCCGCTCGAACGCCACGACCTGTCGGTCTCGGCCGACTCCCTCGCGCCGGAGCCGTTCGTGCAATACACCGAGCCGGTCGTCGCCAAGCCCGCCGGGTTGATCGACGACTGGGAGTTCTTCTGGCGCATCTCCAGCCGCATGGGCGTGCCGCTCGAGTTCAAGTTCTGGTCCTATGGCCTGCGCTATGAAGACGTTCCGCTTGCCCTGTCGCTGTCGACGGTAGAGCCGCCCGATCCTGAAGACCTGTGCCGCTTCCTGTGCAGCGAGAGCCGCGTGCCGTTCGACACGCTCAAGGCCAGTCCCGGCGGCGTGCGACCCGAAGTGGAGCCGCACTTCGTTCAACCGGCACCCGTGGGCTGGCAGCAAAAGCTAGAGCTTTGCCCGGCAGACGTTGCGCACGAGCTGGCCGAACTCGCACGAGAGGTGCCCCAGCCCGTCTCGATGCAGCTGATCTGCCGCCGCGTGCTTCATGCCTTGAATGGAGCATTCCGGGACTCGGCGCGAACCCGCAGCCGCCTGCCGGTGAACTACGCCTATATGGCAAGCGTCGACATGGCCGCCTTCGGACTGCAGGACGGTGACCTGGTGGAATTGCGTTCCGCTCACGGCACTCTGAAAGCTTTGGCCAGGGAAGACGCGCGGCTGCGTCGTGGTGTGGTTTCGATGACGCACATGTTCGGTCCGCTGGTCGGCGGTGAGGACCCGGTCACTGACGGAGGCAGCAACGTCGGCCAGCTCACATCGCTCGGCGAGCGCCTGCAGCCGATCAACTTCATGCCGCTATTCTCCGGCATTCCCATCGACGTCCGCAAGATCGCGCCCACGCCTACGACACACCCATACCATCAGGAGCCCCTGCGTGTCTGA
- a CDS encoding enoyl-CoA hydratase/isomerase family protein produces MAKTDRPDPEDIILYEKDPKTKIATITLNRPDFLNAPTIAARLRYSDLIHRANVDDDVKVLLIRGVGSNLGGGADLPEQEEMLASDGEYSLLHEFRIGEDEDVKYPPKGSYRYLAQLTQLYANPNFGCRTLQDFKKISILEVKGYCYGWHFYQAADADLIISSDDALFGHPSFRYVGWGPRMWQWAQMMGLRKFQEMVFTGRPFTAQEMYDCNFVNSVVPRDQLEDEVAKYAHACSVTRPTDVVYMQKTLFEVFKQQQGEYMGSIMTAWLESMLGQVKNDAEEFTLDKETFGKGLNNAVKDNDQMYPPEWRLSKGGRKGPK; encoded by the coding sequence ATGGCGAAGACTGATCGCCCCGATCCAGAGGATATCATCCTCTACGAGAAGGACCCTAAGACCAAGATCGCAACGATCACCCTCAATCGCCCGGACTTCCTGAACGCGCCGACGATCGCGGCGCGGTTGCGCTACTCCGACCTGATCCACCGCGCCAATGTGGACGACGACGTCAAGGTGCTGCTGATCCGCGGCGTCGGCAGCAACCTGGGCGGCGGCGCCGACTTGCCCGAGCAGGAAGAGATGCTGGCCTCGGACGGCGAGTACTCGCTGCTGCACGAGTTCCGGATCGGCGAGGACGAGGACGTCAAGTACCCGCCCAAGGGCAGTTACCGCTACCTGGCGCAGCTGACGCAGCTCTATGCGAACCCCAACTTCGGTTGCCGCACGCTGCAGGACTTCAAAAAGATCAGCATCCTGGAGGTGAAGGGCTACTGCTATGGCTGGCACTTCTACCAGGCGGCCGACGCCGACCTGATCATCTCATCCGACGACGCATTGTTCGGCCACCCGTCGTTCCGCTACGTCGGCTGGGGTCCGCGCATGTGGCAGTGGGCCCAGATGATGGGCTTGCGCAAATTCCAGGAGATGGTCTTCACCGGCCGGCCCTTCACCGCCCAGGAAATGTACGACTGCAACTTCGTCAACAGCGTCGTGCCCAGGGACCAGCTCGAGGACGAAGTGGCCAAGTACGCGCATGCCTGCTCGGTTACGCGGCCAACCGACGTCGTCTACATGCAAAAGACCCTGTTCGAGGTCTTCAAGCAGCAGCAGGGCGAGTACATGGGCAGCATCATGACGGCTTGGCTGGAATCGATGCTCGGCCAGGTGAAGAACGATGCCGAAGAGTTCACCCTGGACAAGGAGACATTCGGCAAGGGCCTGAACAACGCGGTCAAGGACAACGACCAGATGTACCCGCCCGAATGGCGCCTCAGCAAGGGCGGCCGCAAGGGTCCGAAATGA
- a CDS encoding aldo/keto reductase, whose product MQLDDYRLLGRSGLRVSPLALGTMTFRVGSGSWGSSDEEARAMVDMYLEHGGNFIDTADFYGQMGQSEVLLGELMKGRRDGAVISTKYSLTTKPGDPNASGNHRKNMVRSVEDSLRRLNTDYIDLLYLHMWDFRTPVDEILRSFDDLVRQGKVLYIGLSDTPAWQASRMQAIAELRGWTQFCALQIQYSLVERTVERELIPMAHEMGLGVSPWSPLGAGLLTGKYTRADLGSGDMSDIGSRKAINAVTGKLNARNLDIADRVVEVAREIGCTPAQLAVAWTLTNPAVSSPVIGVRTPAQLEDNLGALAVDISAEQLARLDEVSAVPPVFPMDVLRGPAEGMMFGNVRVQERTT is encoded by the coding sequence ATGCAACTCGATGACTATCGTCTGCTAGGGCGCTCCGGCTTGCGCGTGTCTCCGCTGGCGCTCGGCACGATGACGTTCCGCGTCGGCAGCGGTTCATGGGGCAGCAGCGACGAAGAGGCGCGCGCCATGGTCGACATGTATCTCGAGCACGGCGGCAACTTCATCGACACGGCGGACTTCTACGGCCAGATGGGCCAGTCCGAAGTCCTGTTGGGCGAGCTGATGAAGGGCCGTCGCGACGGCGCCGTGATCTCCACCAAGTATTCGTTGACCACCAAGCCGGGCGACCCGAACGCCAGCGGCAATCATCGCAAGAACATGGTCCGATCGGTCGAGGATAGCCTCAGGCGCCTGAACACGGACTATATCGACCTGCTCTACCTCCACATGTGGGATTTCCGCACCCCGGTGGACGAGATCCTGCGCAGTTTCGACGACCTCGTGCGCCAGGGCAAGGTGCTCTACATCGGCCTTTCGGACACGCCGGCCTGGCAGGCCTCGCGCATGCAGGCCATTGCGGAGCTGCGCGGGTGGACGCAGTTCTGCGCCTTGCAGATCCAGTACAGCCTGGTGGAACGAACCGTCGAACGGGAGCTGATCCCGATGGCGCATGAGATGGGACTGGGCGTCTCGCCCTGGTCGCCCCTCGGCGCCGGCCTGCTCACCGGCAAGTACACCCGCGCCGACCTCGGCTCGGGCGACATGAGCGACATCGGTTCGCGCAAGGCGATCAACGCGGTGACCGGCAAGCTCAACGCCAGGAATCTCGACATCGCCGATCGCGTGGTCGAGGTCGCGCGTGAGATCGGCTGCACGCCGGCCCAGCTCGCGGTCGCCTGGACCCTGACCAACCCGGCCGTGAGCTCGCCGGTCATCGGAGTCCGCACCCCGGCCCAGCTCGAGGACAATCTGGGCGCACTCGCCGTAGACATCTCGGCCGAGCAGCTCGCTCGCCTCGACGAGGTCAGCGCCGTGCCGCCGGTCTTCCCGATGGATGTCCTGCGAGGCCCGGCCGAAGGCATGATGTTCGGCAACGTGCGGGTGCAAGAGCGCACGACCTGA
- a CDS encoding aldo/keto reductase, with amino-acid sequence MTMQYARLGNSGLIVSRLALGALTFTQGNRTLGSVYKVGAELADELVARAIDAGVNYFDTADVYADGESETLLGAALRPHRDKVILSTKVGNRSTGQRELTKGGLSRRHILWSVDESLRRLGTDWIDMYVAHREDPYTPLEETLDAFDALVRAGKVRYLGFSNWSAWTVAAAMEIQKAKGLAPFTHGQMYYSLLGRDVERDVVPMMARYGLGMTVWSPLAYGFLSGAYTRESLSQADNRFSGFDLLKFDRDKGFELLEVMRDIAGARQISVAQVALGWLLQKPAVTSIILGATKSYQLEDNLGAAAVNLDDADMARLDEATALTPIYPTSQWIEPDVRARRALAGTSR; translated from the coding sequence ATGACCATGCAGTACGCGCGTCTTGGCAACAGTGGCCTCATCGTGTCGCGGCTCGCCCTGGGCGCGTTGACGTTCACGCAGGGCAACCGCACGCTTGGCTCGGTCTACAAGGTCGGCGCCGAGCTGGCGGACGAACTCGTCGCGCGCGCGATCGACGCTGGCGTCAATTACTTCGACACTGCCGACGTCTATGCCGACGGCGAGTCCGAAACCCTGCTCGGAGCGGCGCTGAGGCCGCATCGCGACAAGGTCATCCTGTCAACCAAGGTGGGCAATCGATCAACCGGACAGCGCGAGTTGACGAAGGGCGGCTTGTCGCGCCGCCACATCCTGTGGTCTGTGGACGAGAGCCTCAGGCGCCTGGGCACCGATTGGATCGACATGTACGTCGCCCATCGCGAAGACCCCTACACTCCGCTGGAAGAAACGCTCGACGCCTTCGACGCCCTCGTCCGAGCGGGCAAGGTCCGGTACCTAGGCTTTTCGAACTGGTCGGCCTGGACCGTTGCAGCGGCGATGGAGATTCAGAAAGCCAAGGGACTGGCCCCATTCACGCACGGACAGATGTACTACTCGCTGCTCGGGCGCGACGTGGAGCGAGACGTCGTGCCGATGATGGCGCGCTATGGCCTTGGCATGACCGTGTGGAGCCCCCTCGCCTACGGGTTCCTGAGCGGCGCCTACACTCGTGAAAGCCTGTCCCAGGCGGACAATCGCTTCTCTGGCTTCGACCTCCTCAAGTTCGACCGCGACAAAGGCTTCGAACTGCTTGAAGTGATGCGCGACATCGCTGGCGCCCGCCAGATCTCGGTCGCTCAAGTGGCGCTCGGCTGGTTGCTGCAGAAGCCGGCGGTCACCAGCATCATCCTGGGCGCGACGAAGTCCTACCAGCTGGAGGATAACCTCGGCGCCGCAGCCGTGAACCTGGACGATGCCGACATGGCGCGTCTCGATGAGGCTACCGCCTTGACCCCGATCTACCCGACCTCGCAGTGGATCGAGCCCGACGTGCGCGCCAGGCGTGCGCTGGCAGGAACGAGCCGATAG
- a CDS encoding enoyl-CoA hydratase/isomerase family protein: MSEIITERHGNIAVVRMARAEARNALTVAMAAELTAALQQVSQDSSCQVVVLAGDGETFCAGLDLKAVSSADAPPLGAGEWMALQEVFSGLMTQVHKMRQPVIGAIQGAAVGAGLGIALACDVRIATPSTKFLVGAVKLGLSAGECGISYHLPRLVGAGRAFEIMLTGRAVSGTEAQAIGLVIDLMDRDALLDRALDVARAIGTNAPYSVKHTKQVMWANLEANFESALELENHVQVVGLLTEDFAEAAKAFTEKRTPVFQGR, translated from the coding sequence GTGTCTGAGATCATCACCGAGCGCCACGGGAACATCGCTGTCGTGCGGATGGCGCGCGCGGAGGCACGCAATGCGCTGACTGTCGCGATGGCGGCGGAGCTGACGGCCGCGCTGCAGCAGGTCAGCCAGGACAGCAGCTGCCAGGTCGTCGTGCTCGCCGGCGATGGTGAGACGTTCTGCGCCGGGCTCGACCTCAAGGCGGTCAGCTCCGCCGACGCCCCGCCGCTTGGCGCGGGCGAGTGGATGGCGCTGCAGGAGGTGTTCTCGGGGCTGATGACGCAGGTGCACAAGATGCGCCAGCCGGTGATCGGCGCCATTCAAGGCGCTGCCGTCGGCGCCGGGCTCGGCATCGCACTGGCTTGCGACGTGCGCATCGCAACACCCTCGACCAAGTTCCTGGTCGGTGCGGTGAAGCTCGGTCTCAGCGCCGGCGAGTGCGGGATCAGCTACCACCTGCCGCGGCTCGTCGGCGCCGGCCGCGCTTTCGAGATCATGCTCACCGGCCGTGCGGTGAGCGGCACCGAGGCCCAGGCGATCGGCCTGGTCATCGACCTGATGGACCGGGATGCCTTGCTCGATCGCGCGCTGGACGTCGCAAGAGCTATCGGCACGAACGCGCCCTACTCGGTCAAGCACACCAAGCAGGTGATGTGGGCCAATCTCGAGGCCAACTTCGAGAGCGCTCTGGAGCTGGAGAACCACGTACAGGTGGTGGGCCTGCTCACTGAAGATTTTGCCGAGGCCGCCAAGGCTTTCACCGAGAAGCGGACACCGGTGTTTCAGGGGCGGTAG